In Halobacteriovorax marinus SJ, the following proteins share a genomic window:
- the lpxD gene encoding UDP-3-O-(3-hydroxymyristoyl)glucosamine N-acyltransferase codes for MFSLKDLKEYDSTLQILKGDDSLKFESITDSRELRSDCILFLKNKKHFLKLKDSLRDSMGAIIVEKKLHEKLDEEELKLLEKSFKTIALCDDASVSMSLLSKPFWDHRFSNLNEVVDGRQMGSDSIHPSAWIAQGAFIAQDVVIGEDVKIHSGVRILSGCVIGDGCEILPNAVLYPFTKLGKNCRIHSGTVIGADGFGYNFHQGKHLKVWHIGDVNIGDDVEIGANSCVDRGTFSATNIGNGTKIDNHVQVGHNVQLGCGVILCGHVAIGGSAVLGDFCVMGGKAAMGDNFTLGKGVQVAGGGMVNCDWPDGSIVGGHPARPIKEWMKGLAFVRKESLRKGDKK; via the coding sequence ATGTTTTCTCTAAAAGACCTAAAAGAATATGATTCAACACTTCAAATCTTAAAGGGAGATGACTCTCTAAAGTTTGAAAGTATTACAGATAGTAGAGAGCTAAGAAGTGATTGCATTCTCTTTTTAAAAAATAAAAAGCATTTCTTAAAATTAAAAGATTCTCTCAGGGACTCAATGGGAGCCATCATTGTTGAGAAGAAGCTCCATGAGAAGCTCGACGAAGAAGAGCTTAAGCTATTAGAAAAGTCGTTCAAGACTATAGCATTATGTGATGATGCTTCAGTATCAATGTCTCTTCTGTCCAAACCATTTTGGGATCATAGGTTTTCAAATTTAAATGAAGTTGTAGATGGAAGGCAGATGGGCTCAGACTCAATTCATCCGAGTGCTTGGATTGCTCAGGGAGCTTTCATTGCTCAGGATGTTGTCATCGGTGAAGATGTAAAGATTCACTCGGGAGTAAGGATCTTGTCTGGATGTGTAATTGGAGATGGGTGTGAGATTTTGCCAAATGCAGTTCTCTATCCATTCACAAAGCTAGGAAAGAATTGTCGAATTCACAGTGGGACAGTTATTGGTGCTGATGGCTTTGGTTATAACTTTCATCAAGGGAAGCACTTAAAGGTGTGGCATATTGGTGATGTTAATATCGGTGATGATGTTGAAATCGGCGCAAATAGTTGCGTAGATAGGGGAACATTCTCTGCAACAAATATCGGTAACGGAACAAAGATTGATAATCATGTTCAGGTTGGACACAACGTTCAGCTTGGATGTGGAGTTATTCTCTGTGGTCATGTGGCCATTGGAGGGAGTGCAGTTTTAGGAGACTTCTGTGTTATGGGAGGAAAGGCAGCTATGGGAGATAACTTTACTCTAGGTAAAGGTGTACAAGTTGCCGGAGGCGGAATGGTGAATTGCGATTGGCCAGATGGTTCAATTGTTGGAGGACACCCTGCTAGACCTATTAAAGAATGGATGAAGGGCTTGGCCTTTGTTCGTAAGGAGTCTCTTCGAAAAGGAGATAAGAAGTGA
- a CDS encoding 3-hydroxyacyl-ACP dehydratase FabZ family protein, with translation MKVSNEFVLQFLPHRDPFLFIDSVKDVIPARELTEGEILPLKELVGSKVQANFHMREDHPIFAGHFPGNPIFPGVAQVEMMAQASSFIYVNAFENPYGQNMDVALVSISNAKFRKPVLPGMDLEIETECTKIRGPMVESHCKLFCDGQLMSECTVMASVKM, from the coding sequence GTGAAAGTTTCAAATGAGTTCGTTTTACAATTTTTACCACATAGGGATCCATTCCTATTCATTGATTCTGTTAAGGATGTAATACCTGCCAGAGAGCTGACAGAGGGAGAAATTCTTCCGCTTAAGGAATTAGTAGGTTCAAAGGTTCAAGCAAATTTCCACATGAGAGAAGATCATCCAATTTTTGCTGGGCACTTTCCAGGAAACCCTATTTTTCCAGGTGTTGCTCAAGTAGAGATGATGGCCCAGGCTTCTAGCTTTATTTATGTAAATGCATTTGAAAATCCATACGGTCAAAATATGGACGTAGCATTGGTATCAATTAGTAATGCAAAATTTAGAAAGCCAGTTCTTCCAGGAATGGATTTAGAGATTGAGACAGAGTGTACAAAGATACGTGGACCTATGGTGGAGAGTCATTGCAAGTTATTCTGTGATGGGCAACTAATGTCTGAGTGTACAGTTATGGCCTCAGTAAAGATGTAG
- the lpxA gene encoding acyl-ACP--UDP-N-acetylglucosamine O-acyltransferase — MSQLIHETAIISPKAKLGENVTVGAYSIIGDDVVIGDNTVIHHHVTIVGNTVIGKDNHFFQYCSIGEAPQDLSYKGEPTRVIIGDNNVFREFNSVHRGTLKDREETTIGSHNFFMSYVHLGHDVVFGSNCIIANSTNFAGHVKVGDRVIIGGGTNISQFVSLGRGAYIGGASAIDRDVPIFATAYGNRCKLKGINIIGLRRQGYEKKDISELVDFYRTMESSPLSPRAFVDHPELLEEFTGNPLIDEMCEGIRKSEIGIAPFI; from the coding sequence ATGAGTCAGTTAATACACGAAACAGCAATCATATCCCCTAAGGCAAAATTAGGTGAGAATGTAACAGTTGGTGCATATTCAATTATTGGAGACGATGTTGTCATTGGTGATAACACCGTTATTCATCATCACGTAACTATTGTTGGGAACACTGTTATAGGAAAAGATAACCACTTCTTTCAATATTGTTCGATTGGTGAAGCCCCTCAAGACTTATCATATAAGGGAGAGCCAACAAGAGTTATCATTGGCGATAATAATGTTTTTAGAGAGTTTAATTCTGTTCACCGAGGAACTCTTAAGGATAGAGAGGAGACAACGATTGGGAGTCATAACTTCTTTATGTCTTATGTTCACCTCGGGCACGATGTTGTTTTTGGAAGTAATTGTATTATTGCAAACTCAACGAATTTTGCAGGTCATGTGAAAGTTGGTGATAGAGTTATTATTGGTGGTGGTACAAATATTTCTCAATTCGTTTCTCTAGGAAGAGGAGCCTATATTGGTGGAGCTTCTGCAATCGATAGAGATGTTCCAATCTTTGCAACCGCCTATGGAAATAGATGTAAGCTAAAAGGAATTAATATTATTGGTCTACGTAGACAAGGTTATGAGAAGAAAGATATTTCTGAGCTCGTAGACTTTTATAGAACAATGGAATCATCACCACTTTCTCCTCGTGCTTTTGTTGATCACCCTGAGCTTTTAGAAGAGTTCACAGGAAACCCTTTGATCGATGAGATGTGTGAAGGAATTAGAAAAAGTGAGATTGGTATAGCGCCATTTATTTAA
- a CDS encoding Gfo/Idh/MocA family protein, with product MNNLKVAVVGYGHLGRWHADKVKAISESELSFIVEPFAEAREKAKEAHPDCQVVANVEDIFGKVDAAIVVTPTSYHFQVVKKLLEQDIHVFCEKPMTSTVSEAKEIGEILSKKSLTFQVGHSERCHQIWERREEYSNFFEFSPVARINRVAPFKGRATDVDVVQDLMIHDIDLLLYLFKEKPISLSSRGFKIRTDKWDHVSTDFNFSSGLKANITVSRNHVKEMRNLEVTNHCGTLFFDLFENKLLVGKGEEQSDFVKEIPYEKRDHLLIEQQRFYNSILKGDEIFVDYDAGLSAVVLIEKVLESLESGKEILL from the coding sequence TTGAATAATTTAAAAGTTGCAGTTGTAGGATATGGACATTTAGGACGCTGGCATGCGGATAAGGTAAAGGCAATTTCTGAAAGTGAATTGAGCTTTATTGTTGAGCCATTTGCCGAGGCAAGGGAGAAGGCCAAGGAGGCTCATCCAGATTGCCAAGTCGTTGCAAACGTAGAAGATATTTTTGGAAAAGTTGATGCTGCTATTGTTGTGACTCCAACAAGCTATCACTTTCAAGTTGTTAAGAAACTTCTTGAACAAGATATTCATGTCTTTTGTGAGAAGCCAATGACTTCAACTGTGTCTGAGGCCAAAGAAATTGGAGAGATTCTATCTAAGAAGTCTCTTACATTTCAAGTTGGCCATAGTGAGAGATGTCACCAGATATGGGAGAGAAGAGAGGAGTATTCAAACTTCTTTGAGTTCTCTCCTGTTGCAAGAATAAATAGAGTCGCCCCATTTAAAGGAAGAGCGACAGACGTAGATGTTGTTCAGGATCTAATGATTCATGATATAGACTTGCTTCTCTATCTCTTTAAAGAGAAACCTATATCTCTTAGTTCACGAGGCTTTAAGATTAGAACAGATAAGTGGGACCATGTTAGTACTGACTTTAATTTTTCTAGTGGACTAAAGGCCAATATAACAGTGAGCCGTAACCACGTTAAAGAAATGAGAAATCTAGAGGTGACTAACCATTGTGGAACTCTCTTCTTTGATTTATTTGAAAATAAGTTACTGGTTGGTAAGGGTGAAGAACAAAGTGATTTCGTAAAAGAAATCCCTTACGAAAAAAGAGACCATCTTCTTATAGAGCAGCAGAGATTCTATAATTCGATTCTAAAGGGTGACGAGATATTTGTTGATTATGATGCCGGTTTAAGCGCTGTTGTCTTGATTGAAAAAGTTCTTGAGAGTTTAGAGTCTGGTAAGGAGATTCTTTTATAA
- the lpxB gene encoding lipid-A-disaccharide synthase has product MKNCLIIAGEKSGEEHALSFIRSLKETSPNCNFWGVGGDELQNEGMELIYHLKDFSSWGVSEVIGKIPFYFKALKRVEELVEERDCKVAILIDFQDFNLRLAKKLKSRGVKVLYYVAPQAWAWKAYRAEVLERTVHSLFTIIPFEKKWFEDRGVTRVKSVSHPLWLNYRDELQNLEAPRSYDEISKEVNILLLPGSRSFEVKSLLPDFVETIKEIKKNREVRVGLVTSGNINKDFFTPYESDIDIVWENEQLSSALAWADCSLAASGTVTLATALFNVPTVVAYKGSLLNEFIFRTFLSYDGYISLANIVHEQEVFPELLQESVSSYNLKSELLQIIENKELYDEKIKILSSTAKIISGGEFDAGAYMGEVIEEAYNE; this is encoded by the coding sequence ATGAAGAATTGCCTAATTATTGCAGGAGAGAAGTCGGGTGAAGAGCATGCTCTTAGCTTTATTAGAAGTCTAAAAGAGACTTCTCCAAACTGTAATTTTTGGGGCGTTGGTGGTGATGAACTTCAGAACGAAGGTATGGAGTTAATCTATCACTTAAAAGATTTTTCATCTTGGGGTGTAAGTGAAGTGATTGGTAAAATCCCATTTTACTTCAAGGCCTTAAAGAGAGTTGAGGAGTTAGTAGAGGAGAGGGACTGTAAAGTTGCTATCCTAATTGACTTTCAAGACTTTAATCTAAGATTAGCTAAGAAATTAAAGAGTAGGGGTGTAAAAGTTCTCTACTATGTAGCTCCTCAGGCCTGGGCATGGAAAGCATATCGAGCCGAAGTTCTAGAGAGGACGGTACATTCTCTTTTCACTATCATTCCTTTTGAAAAAAAGTGGTTTGAAGATAGAGGGGTGACAAGAGTTAAGAGTGTCAGTCATCCACTATGGTTAAATTATAGAGATGAACTTCAAAATTTAGAAGCTCCTCGAAGTTATGATGAAATTTCAAAAGAGGTCAATATTCTACTCCTACCAGGGAGTCGAAGCTTTGAGGTAAAGAGTTTACTTCCTGATTTTGTAGAAACTATAAAAGAGATAAAGAAGAATAGAGAAGTTCGAGTGGGACTTGTGACTTCTGGAAATATTAATAAAGATTTCTTTACTCCCTATGAAAGCGATATTGATATTGTTTGGGAGAATGAACAATTAAGCAGTGCCCTTGCTTGGGCCGATTGTTCTCTGGCGGCCAGTGGTACCGTTACATTGGCCACAGCCCTTTTCAATGTTCCTACGGTTGTTGCCTATAAAGGATCATTACTTAACGAGTTTATTTTTAGAACATTCTTATCCTACGATGGATATATTTCTCTTGCTAATATTGTACACGAGCAAGAGGTTTTCCCTGAGCTACTTCAAGAGTCAGTTTCTAGTTATAATCTAAAAAGTGAATTACTTCAGATTATAGAAAATAAAGAACTCTATGATGAAAAGATAAAGATTTTGAGCTCTACTGCTAAAATAATTAGTGGTGGAGAGTTTGATGCTGGTGCTTATATGGGAGAAGTTATAGAGGAAGCATATAATGAATAA
- the lpxK gene encoding tetraacyldisaccharide 4'-kinase, translated as MNNFVSNIFQAFLFPLTCLWEWVYRIRRFMYNYGLLKKNYFQVPIISIGNLTFGGTGKTPFTLWLSDYLGQEKGKRVLVLMRGYKGNLEHGSGLLKSGARLGYNPFDYGDEALLLARRLKNTFIAVGKKRSENLSHYFDEVSPDVVLLDDGHQHLKLERNLNIVLFDSLMSLDKYKVAPGGYMREGFSALKDAEVVVLGRADLVTESKLNSLKEIVLKYNPRIKFAHICYRPTGLFNISCEKVFDVDHLVGKRVICVAGIASPSSFFKYVETLGIEIIHQVSFPDHHYFKAEEISRLIDLSKEEDVYILTTEKDIVKLRRVVDTERLLYLEIKVEFLSGESEVKKAINSTFE; from the coding sequence ATGAATAACTTTGTTTCAAATATATTTCAGGCCTTCTTATTTCCGCTTACTTGTCTTTGGGAGTGGGTCTACCGAATTAGAAGATTCATGTATAACTACGGACTTTTAAAAAAGAATTACTTTCAAGTTCCAATAATTTCAATCGGTAACTTAACTTTTGGTGGAACAGGTAAGACTCCTTTTACTCTCTGGCTCTCTGACTATCTTGGGCAGGAGAAAGGCAAGAGGGTTCTCGTTCTTATGCGAGGATATAAAGGCAACTTGGAGCATGGAAGTGGACTCTTAAAAAGTGGTGCGAGACTTGGATACAATCCATTTGATTATGGGGATGAGGCTTTATTGCTTGCGAGAAGATTGAAGAATACTTTTATAGCAGTAGGAAAGAAGAGAAGTGAGAATCTCTCTCACTACTTTGATGAAGTTTCACCTGATGTGGTTCTTTTAGATGACGGTCACCAACACCTGAAATTAGAGAGAAATTTAAATATTGTTCTCTTTGATAGTTTAATGTCACTAGATAAATATAAAGTTGCCCCAGGTGGATATATGCGTGAGGGCTTTAGTGCTCTTAAAGATGCTGAGGTTGTCGTTCTTGGAAGGGCGGATTTAGTTACAGAGAGTAAGCTAAATTCCTTGAAAGAAATTGTCCTAAAATATAATCCAAGAATTAAGTTCGCTCACATTTGCTACCGTCCTACGGGCCTATTTAATATTTCATGTGAAAAAGTTTTTGATGTAGATCATCTTGTTGGAAAGAGAGTTATTTGTGTCGCGGGAATTGCATCTCCGAGTTCTTTCTTCAAGTATGTGGAAACTCTTGGCATTGAAATTATTCACCAGGTCTCTTTTCCTGATCATCACTACTTTAAGGCCGAGGAAATCTCTCGGTTGATTGATCTCTCTAAGGAAGAGGATGTCTATATACTCACAACTGAAAAAGATATTGTTAAGCTTAGAAGGGTTGTAGATACCGAAAGGCTTCTTTATTTAGAGATTAAGGTTGAGTTTTTAAGTGGAGAATCTGAGGTTAAAAAGGCAATTAATTCAACTTTTGAATAA
- a CDS encoding DUF3108 domain-containing protein, translating into MNQKYIITLIFLLAISSCTSTKDRKFRDQVSTELVEAFDLQDNRFEKFKVHDVEDDDEEVEEIKKSTTGTTTLKEISKKEVKKKVVKAPSKVTKKKEAPKKKSESSKKKNITEKEDKLEQVLPEDAEDYPKRFREYNKKYKYVWDNVKPIFYPNEKFVLRASYLGITVGHAKLETLPVVNVAGRKAFHFKGSLKSASFYNYIYEVEDWIESYVDARTFLPVKYTLVQRESGQDVDDLQLFDQETLKTYFWYKRLKKGKTKKIEKNEYTPKYFQDSFSALYFVRGLDLKVGNKYEFPIITRTKIWLMKMEVEKIDEVKIMGKWTKAYKIKAETRFPGVLSKKGDINFWFSTDKYRKILKFQANVKIGAIEGELVEYSQGDKRVTMSDIFPGEY; encoded by the coding sequence ATGAATCAAAAATATATAATCACTTTAATTTTTCTCTTAGCTATTTCTAGTTGTACTTCAACAAAGGATAGGAAATTTAGAGATCAAGTTTCAACTGAACTTGTGGAAGCATTTGATTTGCAAGATAACCGTTTTGAAAAATTCAAAGTCCATGATGTTGAAGATGATGACGAAGAAGTAGAGGAGATTAAAAAATCCACGACAGGAACGACAACTTTAAAAGAGATATCTAAAAAAGAAGTTAAAAAGAAAGTTGTAAAAGCCCCTTCAAAGGTCACTAAGAAAAAAGAAGCTCCAAAAAAGAAGAGTGAGTCATCTAAGAAGAAAAATATTACAGAGAAAGAAGATAAGTTGGAGCAGGTTCTACCTGAGGATGCAGAGGATTATCCTAAGAGATTCAGAGAGTATAATAAGAAATATAAGTATGTGTGGGATAATGTAAAACCAATTTTCTATCCGAATGAAAAATTTGTATTAAGAGCAAGTTACTTAGGAATTACAGTTGGTCATGCTAAGTTAGAGACTTTGCCAGTTGTTAATGTAGCGGGAAGAAAGGCATTCCACTTCAAAGGCTCATTAAAGAGTGCGAGTTTCTATAATTATATTTATGAAGTGGAGGACTGGATCGAAAGTTATGTCGATGCCAGAACTTTCTTACCTGTTAAGTATACCCTGGTTCAAAGAGAGTCTGGCCAAGATGTAGATGACTTACAGCTCTTTGACCAAGAAACACTTAAAACATATTTTTGGTACAAGAGATTAAAGAAGGGAAAAACTAAGAAGATTGAGAAGAATGAATATACACCAAAGTATTTTCAAGATTCTTTTTCTGCTCTCTACTTTGTAAGAGGATTGGATTTAAAAGTTGGTAATAAATACGAATTTCCTATCATCACAAGAACGAAGATTTGGTTAATGAAAATGGAAGTTGAAAAGATTGATGAAGTAAAAATTATGGGTAAATGGACAAAGGCCTATAAGATTAAGGCCGAGACGAGATTCCCTGGAGTGCTTTCCAAGAAGGGAGATATAAACTTTTGGTTTAGTACGGACAAATATAGAAAGATTTTAAAGTTTCAGGCCAACGTAAAGATCGGCGCCATTGAGGGAGAGTTGGTAGAATATAGTCAAGGGGATAAGAGAGTCACAATGAGTGATATCTTTCCTGGAGAATACTAA
- a CDS encoding glycosyltransferase family 4 protein: protein MANIYRDQQNILYVCLGSKWGTRERMALKDCLIARETGHNVFLYCLRDSFINLKAKQLGIDCLFHVGSISLNFLKWHRLNAFVQYLTKFNITLVHCYDISFLWPASFYLKRKPKVSLVFTFNHEIKKFYKRFWHRNLIRRIDQVFLPIKEMADGVHGHLEVPIRKFEYTGLGVGKNVTSQASDKSSGAWFIGCAVGGHEKEIDFLKPAISAISSLNTKSSLTKKVKLLIYSEVSWDKFLLQDEVREFIAAVSANDHVFLEFTDDLTSACQKVDAWLGLDTKIPIEDLLINSLLNDTPTLAPRTYATKELFRKRGRLGETYKSGDAREIREKIEKILSTYTDYITRIERGRGGLISDFGFEFYKNQLLMGYQKILTKRERLIRNRPYKSV, encoded by the coding sequence ATGGCCAATATTTATAGAGATCAGCAAAATATCCTCTACGTTTGTCTTGGTTCTAAGTGGGGAACGAGAGAGAGGATGGCCTTAAAAGATTGTCTCATCGCTAGAGAGACTGGTCATAATGTTTTTCTCTACTGTTTGCGAGATTCATTTATAAATTTAAAGGCCAAGCAATTGGGAATAGATTGTCTCTTTCATGTGGGAAGTATCTCTTTAAATTTTTTAAAGTGGCATAGACTAAATGCATTTGTTCAATACTTAACTAAATTTAATATTACTCTCGTTCACTGTTACGATATTTCGTTTCTGTGGCCAGCAAGTTTCTATTTAAAAAGAAAACCTAAGGTCTCTTTAGTTTTTACTTTCAATCACGAAATAAAGAAGTTCTATAAGAGGTTTTGGCATAGGAATCTTATAAGAAGAATTGATCAAGTTTTTCTTCCTATTAAAGAGATGGCCGATGGTGTTCATGGACATTTAGAAGTACCTATTCGAAAGTTTGAGTACACAGGGCTTGGAGTAGGAAAGAACGTAACCTCTCAAGCTTCTGATAAAAGCTCTGGAGCATGGTTTATAGGATGTGCCGTTGGCGGGCACGAAAAAGAAATTGATTTCTTAAAGCCTGCAATCAGTGCAATAAGTTCGTTGAATACGAAATCTAGTTTAACGAAGAAAGTGAAACTCTTAATATATTCAGAAGTTTCATGGGATAAATTTCTATTACAAGATGAGGTGAGAGAATTTATTGCGGCAGTGAGTGCAAACGATCACGTCTTCTTAGAATTCACCGATGACCTAACTAGTGCTTGCCAAAAAGTAGATGCTTGGCTTGGGCTTGATACAAAAATTCCAATTGAAGACTTACTCATTAATTCTCTTTTGAATGACACGCCAACTTTGGCGCCGCGAACTTATGCTACAAAAGAGCTTTTTAGAAAACGTGGCCGTTTAGGCGAGACATATAAGTCTGGTGATGCGAGAGAGATTAGAGAGAAGATTGAGAAAATTCTAAGCACCTACACAGACTATATTACAAGAATTGAGAGGGGCCGAGGTGGTCTTATCTCGGACTTTGGGTTTGAGTTTTATAAAAATCAGCTACTTATGGGATACCAGAAAATACTGACAAAGCGAGAGCGCCTAATACGAAATAGGCCCTATAAGAGCGTGTAA
- a CDS encoding 30S ribosomal protein S1 yields the protein MTTQELKQKWMEGFEVVFGEDVEAVETTEFSKLLDTTTTKNFQEGEVFMGNVVSIGADYVMIDIGYKQEGLVSVREFQNYDGSLKIKEGDEIEVYLDKLESSMGNLVLSKDKAEILKAWDKISEACEKGTPLEGTVIAKVKGGLSVDIGVKAFLPGSQIDLRPTRYLDKYIGKKMEFKVIKFNKKRGNIVLSRRAILQEERGKMRQEILDQIQEGMIVKGIVKNITDYGAFIDLGGIDGLLHITDMSWGRVKHPSNLLNMGDEIDVKILKFDSDKERVSLGLKQVQPNPWEKAKETYTAGTKVGGEIVSVKDYGVFIELDDGIEGLIHVSEMSWTGKIKNPAKHFNVGERIEAQVLDVDVENKRISLGLKQLQENPWEAIEAKYPVGTKVTGKVKSIVEFGMFIDLGEEVDALIHVSDLSWTKKNVNINEEYKEDTEVEAVVLSVDKENSKFCLGIKQLHEDPWKKIETRFPVGTVVEAEVVRVTDFGAFVELETGIEGLVHISELSEERVDKPEDVIKKGDVAKAMVISIDKDAKKIALSIKAAANAAANGSYSAATVKAATLADKFKGFSIDKDEE from the coding sequence ATGACTACTCAAGAATTAAAACAAAAATGGATGGAAGGTTTCGAGGTCGTTTTCGGTGAAGACGTAGAAGCAGTTGAAACAACTGAATTTTCGAAACTATTAGACACAACAACTACTAAGAACTTCCAAGAAGGTGAAGTTTTTATGGGGAACGTTGTTTCTATTGGAGCTGACTACGTTATGATCGATATCGGTTATAAGCAAGAAGGTCTAGTTTCAGTTAGAGAATTCCAAAATTATGATGGATCTCTAAAAATTAAAGAAGGTGACGAGATTGAAGTTTACTTAGATAAGCTTGAGTCATCTATGGGGAACCTTGTTCTTTCTAAAGATAAGGCCGAAATTCTTAAAGCATGGGATAAAATTTCTGAAGCTTGTGAAAAAGGTACACCTCTTGAAGGAACAGTTATTGCTAAAGTTAAAGGTGGTCTATCAGTAGACATCGGTGTTAAGGCATTCTTACCTGGTTCTCAAATTGATCTTAGACCAACTAGATACCTTGATAAGTACATCGGTAAGAAGATGGAATTCAAAGTTATCAAGTTCAACAAGAAAAGAGGTAACATCGTTCTTTCAAGAAGAGCAATTCTTCAAGAAGAGCGTGGTAAGATGAGACAAGAAATTCTTGATCAAATTCAAGAAGGAATGATCGTTAAGGGTATCGTTAAGAATATCACTGACTACGGTGCATTCATTGATCTTGGTGGAATTGACGGTCTTCTTCACATTACTGATATGTCTTGGGGAAGAGTTAAGCATCCTTCTAACCTACTTAACATGGGTGACGAAATTGATGTTAAAATCCTTAAGTTTGATTCTGACAAAGAAAGAGTTTCTCTTGGTCTTAAGCAAGTTCAGCCTAACCCATGGGAAAAAGCAAAAGAGACTTACACTGCTGGTACTAAAGTTGGTGGAGAAATCGTATCTGTTAAAGATTACGGTGTATTCATTGAGCTTGACGACGGAATTGAAGGTCTTATCCACGTTTCTGAAATGTCTTGGACAGGTAAGATTAAGAATCCTGCGAAGCACTTCAATGTTGGAGAAAGAATTGAAGCTCAAGTACTTGACGTTGATGTTGAGAACAAGAGAATTTCTCTTGGACTTAAGCAACTTCAAGAAAATCCTTGGGAAGCAATTGAAGCTAAGTACCCAGTTGGTACTAAGGTAACTGGTAAAGTTAAGTCAATTGTTGAGTTTGGAATGTTCATTGATCTTGGAGAAGAAGTTGATGCTTTAATCCACGTTTCTGACCTTTCTTGGACTAAGAAGAATGTAAATATCAACGAAGAATACAAAGAAGATACTGAAGTTGAAGCAGTAGTTCTTTCTGTAGACAAAGAGAACTCTAAGTTCTGTCTTGGTATTAAGCAACTTCACGAAGATCCTTGGAAGAAAATTGAAACAAGATTCCCTGTAGGAACTGTAGTAGAAGCAGAAGTAGTTAGAGTTACTGACTTTGGTGCTTTCGTTGAACTAGAGACAGGAATTGAAGGTCTAGTACATATTTCTGAACTTTCTGAAGAGAGAGTTGATAAGCCTGAAGACGTTATCAAAAAAGGTGACGTTGCAAAAGCAATGGTAATTTCAATTGATAAAGATGCTAAGAAAATTGCACTTTCAATTAAAGCTGCCGCTAATGCTGCTGCAAATGGATCTTACTCAGCTGCAACTGTTAAAGCTGCAACACTTGCTGATAAGTTCAAAGGTTTTTCAATCGATAAAGACGAAGAATAA
- a CDS encoding trypsin-like serine peptidase: MKKVLALAVLCVSTNVLAAQPKVAYGEDNRIDIVDSRNAMRKNLASSTATQVKNSNLTLSEDGASYGLKNETLEDFILKISRSWWNPEGTPLCKGEKFANQLSIGNCSGFLVGNKYLVTAGHCMTSEADCSGFKWVFDFKKGEVEDLSIEANKVYSCKTIVSQKLTSSDQMDYALIELDKEVEGREPLKFRTEGKIGLGEGVFVIGSPSGLPLKISGDSTVQANSNDVYFDADLDTFGGNSGSAVFNARSGEVEGILVRGARDYTTYTQKDEDGNDYECMGVNYCEDGVSGYGCGGEAVTRITNVEIEKKIEEFEASQVQTPAEDADRGSLPADVVELLNSADLQ; encoded by the coding sequence ATGAAGAAAGTATTAGCACTAGCAGTATTATGCGTAAGCACAAACGTTTTGGCCGCACAACCTAAGGTTGCATACGGAGAAGACAATAGAATTGATATTGTAGACAGTAGAAACGCCATGAGAAAGAACTTAGCTTCTTCAACGGCAACTCAAGTTAAGAATTCTAACTTAACTCTATCTGAAGATGGAGCGAGTTACGGATTAAAGAATGAAACTCTAGAAGACTTTATTTTAAAGATTTCTAGATCTTGGTGGAACCCAGAAGGTACGCCACTTTGTAAGGGTGAGAAGTTTGCTAATCAACTTTCAATCGGAAATTGTTCAGGATTTCTAGTTGGAAATAAGTATTTAGTTACAGCTGGTCACTGTATGACTTCTGAAGCTGATTGTTCAGGTTTCAAGTGGGTATTCGACTTTAAAAAAGGTGAAGTAGAAGATCTAAGTATCGAAGCAAATAAGGTTTACTCTTGTAAGACTATTGTTAGCCAAAAACTAACAAGCTCTGATCAAATGGATTATGCTCTAATTGAATTAGATAAAGAAGTAGAAGGAAGAGAGCCACTTAAGTTCAGAACTGAAGGTAAGATTGGTCTTGGAGAAGGTGTATTTGTTATTGGTTCTCCATCAGGACTTCCATTAAAAATCTCTGGTGACTCTACAGTTCAAGCGAACTCTAATGATGTTTACTTTGATGCAGACTTAGACACTTTTGGTGGTAACTCTGGATCAGCAGTTTTTAATGCAAGAAGTGGTGAAGTTGAAGGGATTTTAGTTCGTGGAGCTAGAGACTATACGACTTATACTCAAAAAGATGAAGACGGAAATGATTACGAGTGTATGGGTGTTAACTACTGTGAAGACGGTGTCTCTGGATACGGTTGTGGTGGTGAAGCTGTAACAAGAATTACAAACGTTGAAATTGAAAAGAAGATTGAAGAGTTTGAAGCTTCACAAGTTCAAACTCCAGCAGAAGATGCTGACAGAGGTTCACTACCAGCAGATGTAGTAGAGCTACTAAACTCAGCCGATCTTCAATAA